A window of the Emys orbicularis isolate rEmyOrb1 chromosome 1, rEmyOrb1.hap1, whole genome shotgun sequence genome harbors these coding sequences:
- the LOC135890391 gene encoding complement C1r-B subcomponent-like has translation MLHVHCVHRLPLLLLWGSLLFGVVSSSPTPRTLFGEITSPNYPKPYPNNNISTWDITVPKGFVVKLDFWQFDLHPSESCLSDYVKITADKKDLGQYCGQLGSATGNHPGVREFVSKGNWMRLMFHSDFSNEENGTLIPYKGFLAYYQAVDLDECAHGNALEDRCPQPVPRDQFTLIKDLQPLYRIRDYFNVSCQSGYELMEGDQKLASFSAVCQDDGTWHRPMPRCEIVSCGDPEKLTNGAFNYVSEHGNNYYQSVITYRCEEPYYRIVTNSRSDTYNCSALGSWADQDGHEDIPVCLTVCGKPDKPITGIQRIIGGSTAPPGSFPWQAKTHIFGLGGGALLGDRWILTAAHTIYPKQHSSVTETGVRMSPAEVAEKINVFLGHTEVNKIHEMGNHPVRSVSVHPDYDPDDENNFDNDIALLRLTAPVKMGPKISPLCLPGGSPEYELEKGRLGYISGWGRTENRNRVYHLMKAQIPVVDMAQCRSVKPKPPADPTTFQFTDNMVCAGDGTKDSCSGDGGGAYAIKDPHNDRQYYVGGLVSWGPRCGTYGLYTRVQRYRDWIIGTMS, from the exons ATGCTCCATGTACATTGTGTTCACaggctccccctgctcctcctgtggGGGTCTCTCCTCTTTGGAGTGGTCAGTTCCAGCCCAACCCCAAGGACGCTTTTTGGAGAGATCACATCCCCCAATTACCCCAAGCCATACCCCAACAACAACATCAGCACCTGGGACATCACAGTCCCAAAGGGCTTTGTGGTGAAGTTGGACTTCTGGCAGTTCGACCTGCACCCATCTGAGTCCTGCCTCTCTGACTATGTCAAG ATCACAGCAGATAAGAAAGACCTGGGCCAGTACTGTGGCCAGCTAGGCTCAGCCACAGGCAACCACCCGGGAGTCAGGGAGTTTGTGTCCAAAGGGAACTGGATGAGGCTGATGTTCCACTCGGACTTCTCCAACGAAGAGAACGGCACCCTTATCCCCTATAAGGGCTTCCTGGCCTATTACCAAGCCGTGG ATCTGGATGAGTGTGCCCATGGCAACGCCCttgaggatagg TGCCCACAGCCTGTGCCAAGGGACCAGTTCACCCTCATCAAAGACCTGCAGCCCCTGTACCGAATTCGTGACTACTTCAACGTCAGCTGCCAGAGTGGGTATGAACTGATGGAG GGTGACCAGAAGTTGGCATCCTTCAGCGCTGTCTGCCAGGATGATGGGACTTGGCACCGACCCATGCCCCGGTGTGAAA TTGTGAGCTGTGGTGACCCAGAAAAGCTCACCAATGGGGCCTTCAATTATGTTAGCGAACACGGGAACAACTACTACCAGTCAGTGATCACCTACCGGTGTGAGGAGCCTTATTACCGCATAGTCACCAACAGCAGGAGTG ATACATACAACTGCTCCGCACTGGGCTCCTGGGCAGACCAAGACGGCCATGAGGACATCCCCGTGTGTTTAACAG TGTGTGGGAAGCCAGACAAACCCATCACTGGAATCCAGCGGATCATCGGTGGCAGCACAGCACCGCCGGGAAGCTTCCCATGGCAGGCGAAGACACACATCTttgggctcgggggtggggcgcTGCTGGGTGACCGCTGGATCCTGACAGCTGCTCACACCATCTACCCCAAGCAACACAGCTCAGTGACAGAGACAGGTGTTAGGATGAGCCCTGCCGAGGTGGCTGAGAAGATCAACGTGTTCCTTGGCCACACAGAGGTGAATAAGATCCACGAGATGGGTAACCACCCCGTCCGCAGTGTGTCTGTGCATCCCGACTACGACCCTGATGATGagaat AATTTTGATAATGACATTGCACTGCTGAGGCTGACGGCGCCTGTGAAGATGGGCCCCAAGATCTCACCACTCTGCCTCCCTGGTGGTTCCCCGGAATATGAGCTGGAGAAAGGCAGACTGGGCTACATATCTGGCTGGGGCCGGACAGAGAACCGAAACAGAGTTTACCATCTCATGAAGGCGCAGATCCCCGTGGTGGACATGGCACAATGCCGTAGTGTTAAGCCGAAGCCACCTGCTGATCCCACCACTTTCCAATTCACTGACAACATGGTCTGTGCTGGAGATGGCACAAAGGACAGCTGTTCTGGGGACGGTGGCGGAGCCTATGCCATCAAAGACCCCCACAACGACAGACAGTACTATGTGGGTGGCCTGGTCTCCTGGGGACCACGGTGTGGCACATATGGCCTTTACACCAGAGTGCAGCGCTACCGGGACTGGATCATAGGGACCATGAGCTGA